In the genome of Kitasatospora cathayae, one region contains:
- the pcp gene encoding pyroglutamyl-peptidase I: MTRVLLTGFEPFDGADVNPSWEVARLVAANPPEGLLVTAARLSCVFDRAAEELQTAVREFTPDLVVCLGLWSGRSDICVERVAINIDDARTFDNAGQQPVDRPIVPDGPAAYFSTLPVKECVAAVREAGVPASVSNSAGTFVCNHVFYALMHLLATEHPTIRGGFVHIPALPEQVLDGSKPSLPAASAAHALRALLTAATHTTDLRIPEGATH, from the coding sequence ATGACCAGGGTCCTGCTCACCGGCTTCGAACCCTTCGACGGCGCCGACGTCAACCCCTCCTGGGAGGTCGCCCGCCTGGTCGCCGCCAACCCACCCGAGGGACTCCTGGTCACTGCCGCCCGGCTGAGCTGCGTCTTCGACCGAGCCGCCGAGGAACTGCAGACCGCCGTACGGGAGTTCACGCCGGACCTGGTGGTCTGCCTCGGCCTGTGGTCCGGTCGATCGGACATCTGCGTCGAACGCGTCGCCATCAACATCGACGACGCTCGCACCTTCGACAATGCGGGCCAGCAACCGGTCGACCGGCCCATCGTGCCCGACGGCCCCGCGGCCTACTTCTCGACCCTGCCCGTCAAGGAATGCGTGGCCGCCGTCAGGGAGGCAGGCGTGCCCGCCTCCGTTTCGAACAGCGCCGGAACGTTCGTCTGCAACCACGTCTTCTACGCCCTGATGCACCTGCTCGCCACCGAACACCCCACCATTCGCGGCGGCTTCGTCCACATACCCGCCCTCCCCGAGCAAGTCCTCGACGGCTCGAAGCCCTCCCTCCCCGCCGCCTCCGCCGCCCACGCCCTCCGCGCCCTCCTCACCGCCGCCACCCACACCACCGACCTCCGCATCCCCGAGGGCGCGACCCACTGA
- the cyaB gene encoding class IV adenylate cyclase: MAIEAELKAVVRDPEGVRKRLDEQHGPGRAEVYRDTYYNTADGSLMDADRELRIRTVHGPDDTRTVLTYKSARVDEASGSKPEAETRVEDADAMHEIVRGLGFTPRIAFEKRCRNYSFERDGRRLLATLVRVPELDDATFIEVETSAATEAELAPALALVRVVLAELGVDEADLIAELYTDAVAAARPA; the protein is encoded by the coding sequence ATGGCGATCGAAGCAGAACTCAAGGCGGTCGTGCGCGACCCGGAAGGCGTGCGCAAGCGGTTGGACGAGCAGCACGGTCCCGGCCGCGCCGAGGTCTACCGCGACACGTACTACAACACGGCCGACGGCAGCCTGATGGACGCCGACCGCGAGCTGCGGATCCGCACCGTGCACGGCCCGGACGACACGCGCACCGTGCTCACGTACAAGAGCGCGAGGGTGGACGAGGCGTCCGGGTCGAAGCCGGAGGCCGAGACCCGGGTCGAGGACGCCGACGCGATGCATGAGATCGTCCGGGGCCTGGGTTTCACTCCGCGCATCGCGTTCGAGAAGCGGTGCCGGAACTACAGCTTCGAGCGCGACGGACGGCGTCTGCTGGCCACGCTCGTTCGCGTCCCGGAACTGGACGACGCGACGTTCATCGAGGTGGAGACGTCCGCTGCCACGGAGGCCGAGCTCGCCCCGGCGCTCGCCCTGGTCCGCGTCGTGCTGGCAGAACTCGGCGTCGACGAGGCCGACTTGATCGCCGAGCTGTACACCGACGCGGTCGCGGCGGCACGGCCCGCGTGA
- a CDS encoding nitroreductase, with amino-acid sequence MDVYEAVDSRRAVRAFSGEPVAREVLERVLDAARRAPSSGNLQPWHVYVVSGEPLAELKRRATARALVGDPGDEREYPMYPAELVPPYLDRFSAAAAQRYRALGIERDDPDRPRKIAALNSEAFGAPVVLFCYLDREMGPGQWADAGMYLQTVMLLLRAEGLHSCPQVMWTMYRETVSAAVGADDGRVLVCGVAVGFEREGVPPVRTGRAELAETVSFVGG; translated from the coding sequence ATGGACGTGTACGAGGCCGTGGACAGTCGCCGGGCGGTGCGGGCGTTCAGCGGTGAGCCGGTGGCGAGGGAGGTGCTCGAGCGGGTGCTGGATGCGGCGAGGCGGGCTCCGTCGAGTGGGAACCTGCAGCCGTGGCACGTGTACGTCGTGAGCGGCGAGCCGTTGGCGGAGTTGAAGAGGCGCGCGACGGCCCGCGCGCTGGTTGGGGATCCGGGTGATGAGCGGGAGTATCCGATGTACCCGGCCGAGTTGGTTCCGCCGTACCTGGACCGGTTTTCCGCCGCGGCCGCCCAGCGGTACCGGGCCCTGGGGATCGAGCGTGACGATCCCGACCGGCCGAGGAAGATCGCCGCGTTGAACTCGGAGGCGTTCGGGGCGCCGGTCGTGCTGTTCTGCTACCTCGACCGGGAGATGGGGCCCGGGCAGTGGGCGGACGCGGGGATGTACCTCCAGACGGTGATGCTGCTGCTGCGGGCGGAAGGGCTGCACAGCTGCCCCCAGGTGATGTGGACGATGTACCGGGAGACCGTCAGCGCAGCGGTCGGAGCCGATGACGGACGGGTGCTGGTCTGCGGTGTCGCGGTGGGGTTCGAACGGGAGGGCGTGCCGCCGGTTCGTACCGGGCGGGCGGAACTGGCGGAGACGGTGAGCTTCGTCGGCGGGTGA
- a CDS encoding ricin-type beta-trefoil lectin domain protein, with translation MPSQAAIDAATAKQQQERPPANAVEKAIAEAKATQKNVPVDSLTTEFSETVATPEGHLALTSHLEQQRVRRNGVWQGLDATLVANQDGTFSPKSAAGQLALSKGGDGPLATMTSSDGKKLALSAPFKLPAATVSGDSVVYPSVAPDIDLKVTATKLGGLTTVLVVKTQAAAANPALKNLHFGTTVDGVSVKTDEHGNVTVVGADGKPRWVSRTPQMWDSSTTPAASTAAPTAKAARSLAAAAPTDSAPAAANAGNASSDAGPGTASKVSTMPVKADDTGITLTPDQDLLAHGTAPYYIDPDYLPWTLTGNSWTWVQSAHDGSNNWMRQGSGDADHPGVGVCGYYPNGGSCSPADIERSFYQFDISALAGAVIHSATMTMQEYVSADWSCTNKYPLNLYVTGPIGNGIHWSNQPGQVSGPLGDTALVGGSGQDPCHDNVPFSFDITGAMKQYVNYGQLTFGLYGDESNQYAFKRFTYQPALSVTYDRVPNVPTNPSVWPAPRTVVPAAANQSCGDGNANDWAWLGAGSAQNNAVWLNGTVSSPTQPQVMTWDHIWDYNSSNGASGTTAAVNSGGTTSFQLPASLIQDGHAYGYDMQATDGLGDTPWSAPTPNCYFKVDLTPPTVTFPTTVADTSKQFPPSGNGQTPQIYAGQSGGIPFTATDPNPSGGYTSGVVCLRWSFDPQLVDAAWQCGSAMPSGQIQVTAGRWGTNVLYVQAEDNAGNLSPVAQYAFYAPWNPNSPAPTFGDVTGDALPDIVTADPNGDLRAYSIPATAAKAPLAAPKATSPYGDSWANYRITHRGSLRGGNNVDDLIVHKDGDKNLWYYQNPGNAGVTGVFDANNLLAKPACDPQLTDCTGYNTVDWSTVQQIAASGDPSTTKLDTNKKFLNRTGLFTVETSPDGTGALWFYPTIGDGTFGSPTKLAATGWKGWDLISPGDWAGQGHPGLWARNQNTGDLRGYTFTTGTITVTDDFGNTTNYPTLTGIASDTKIGWGIPATTWPLMSSDGDLTGTGTGSPTLWDITSNGIIQIWTGHATTTAPYFTWDRGPDNVLSVYAENSPITYGAQTGKCMDIYGANTAPGTAVQLWDCNSNAAQNWTFKPDGTLRALGGCLDAAGAGTTNGTPLEIWTCGNASPNQIFLPRPDGSLYNPASGRCVDLPGAVVANNARLQLWDCNPAWGQKWNPLVRS, from the coding sequence GTGCCGTCACAGGCCGCGATCGACGCCGCCACCGCGAAGCAGCAGCAGGAACGACCGCCGGCCAACGCAGTCGAGAAGGCCATTGCCGAGGCCAAGGCCACGCAGAAGAACGTCCCGGTGGACTCGCTCACGACCGAGTTCAGCGAGACCGTCGCCACTCCCGAAGGCCACCTCGCGCTCACCAGCCACCTGGAGCAGCAGCGCGTGCGCCGCAACGGCGTCTGGCAGGGGCTGGACGCCACCCTGGTGGCCAATCAGGACGGCACGTTCTCACCCAAGTCAGCGGCAGGTCAGCTGGCACTGTCCAAGGGTGGGGACGGGCCGCTGGCGACCATGACCAGTTCGGACGGGAAGAAGCTCGCGCTGTCCGCCCCTTTCAAGCTGCCTGCCGCGACGGTCAGCGGTGACAGCGTGGTCTATCCGTCCGTCGCCCCTGACATCGATCTGAAGGTCACCGCCACCAAGCTCGGCGGCCTGACCACCGTCCTGGTCGTCAAGACCCAGGCTGCCGCTGCCAATCCCGCCCTGAAGAATCTGCACTTCGGGACCACCGTCGATGGTGTCTCCGTCAAGACTGACGAGCACGGCAACGTCACCGTCGTCGGTGCCGACGGCAAGCCCCGCTGGGTCTCCCGTACCCCGCAGATGTGGGACAGCAGCACCACGCCCGCAGCGAGCACCGCCGCACCCACAGCGAAGGCCGCCCGGTCGCTCGCCGCGGCAGCCCCCACCGACTCCGCTCCCGCTGCGGCGAATGCAGGCAACGCCAGCTCCGACGCCGGCCCCGGGACGGCCTCCAAGGTCTCCACCATGCCGGTCAAGGCCGACGACACCGGCATCACCCTGACACCCGACCAGGACCTCCTGGCCCACGGCACCGCCCCGTACTACATCGACCCCGACTACCTGCCCTGGACCCTGACAGGTAACTCCTGGACCTGGGTCCAGTCCGCCCACGACGGCTCCAACAACTGGATGCGCCAGGGCAGCGGCGACGCCGATCACCCGGGTGTCGGCGTCTGCGGCTACTACCCCAACGGCGGCAGCTGCTCACCCGCCGACATCGAGCGCAGCTTCTACCAGTTCGACATCAGCGCTCTGGCCGGTGCGGTCATCCACTCAGCGACGATGACCATGCAGGAGTACGTCTCCGCCGACTGGTCCTGCACCAACAAATACCCGCTCAACCTCTACGTTACCGGGCCGATCGGCAACGGCATCCACTGGTCCAATCAGCCCGGACAGGTGAGTGGTCCGCTCGGCGACACGGCCTTGGTCGGCGGTTCGGGCCAGGACCCGTGCCACGACAACGTGCCGTTCAGTTTCGACATCACCGGCGCGATGAAGCAGTACGTCAACTACGGGCAGCTGACGTTCGGCCTCTACGGTGACGAGAGCAACCAGTACGCCTTCAAGCGGTTCACCTACCAGCCGGCGCTGTCCGTGACGTACGACCGGGTGCCCAACGTTCCGACGAACCCGTCGGTGTGGCCTGCCCCGCGGACGGTCGTCCCCGCGGCGGCCAACCAGTCCTGCGGTGACGGCAATGCCAACGACTGGGCCTGGCTCGGCGCCGGCTCCGCCCAGAACAACGCCGTCTGGCTCAACGGCACCGTCAGCAGTCCCACCCAGCCTCAGGTCATGACCTGGGATCACATCTGGGACTACAACTCCTCCAACGGCGCGAGTGGCACCACGGCTGCGGTCAACAGTGGTGGCACCACGAGCTTCCAGCTGCCCGCCAGCCTGATCCAGGACGGTCACGCCTACGGCTATGACATGCAGGCCACGGACGGCCTGGGCGACACTCCCTGGTCCGCTCCTACACCGAACTGCTACTTCAAGGTCGACCTCACCCCGCCGACCGTCACCTTCCCCACCACCGTCGCCGACACGAGCAAGCAGTTCCCGCCCAGCGGCAACGGCCAGACACCCCAGATCTACGCCGGCCAGAGCGGCGGCATCCCCTTCACCGCCACCGACCCCAACCCCAGCGGTGGCTACACCTCCGGGGTGGTCTGCCTGCGCTGGAGCTTCGACCCCCAGCTCGTCGATGCCGCCTGGCAGTGCGGCAGCGCCATGCCCAGCGGCCAGATCCAGGTGACCGCCGGGCGCTGGGGCACCAACGTCCTCTACGTCCAGGCCGAGGACAACGCCGGCAACCTCTCCCCGGTCGCGCAGTACGCCTTCTACGCACCGTGGAACCCCAACAGCCCGGCCCCGACCTTCGGCGACGTCACCGGCGACGCCCTGCCCGACATCGTCACCGCCGACCCGAACGGCGACCTGCGCGCCTACAGCATCCCCGCCACCGCGGCCAAAGCCCCGCTCGCTGCCCCGAAGGCCACGTCCCCCTACGGCGACTCCTGGGCCAACTACCGCATCACCCACCGCGGCAGCCTGCGCGGCGGCAACAACGTCGACGACCTCATCGTCCACAAGGACGGCGACAAGAACCTTTGGTACTACCAGAACCCCGGAAATGCCGGCGTCACCGGCGTCTTCGACGCCAACAACCTTTTGGCCAAGCCCGCCTGCGACCCACAACTGACCGACTGCACCGGCTACAACACCGTCGACTGGTCCACCGTTCAGCAGATCGCCGCCAGCGGCGACCCCAGCACGACCAAACTCGACACCAACAAGAAGTTCCTCAACCGCACCGGCCTTTTCACCGTCGAGACCAGCCCGGACGGCACCGGCGCCCTCTGGTTCTACCCCACCATCGGCGACGGTACCTTCGGATCGCCCACCAAGCTCGCCGCCACCGGCTGGAAGGGCTGGGATCTGATTTCCCCTGGCGACTGGGCCGGCCAGGGCCACCCCGGCCTGTGGGCACGCAACCAGAACACCGGCGATCTCCGCGGCTACACCTTCACCACCGGCACCATCACCGTCACCGACGACTTCGGCAATACCACCAACTACCCCACCCTCACCGGCATCGCCAGCGACACCAAGATCGGCTGGGGCATCCCCGCCACCACCTGGCCCCTCATGAGCTCCGACGGCGACCTCACCGGCACCGGCACCGGGTCCCCCACCCTCTGGGACATCACCTCCAACGGCATCATCCAGATCTGGACCGGCCACGCCACCACCACCGCCCCGTACTTCACCTGGGACCGGGGCCCCGACAACGTCCTGAGCGTCTACGCCGAGAACAGCCCCATCACCTACGGCGCCCAGACTGGCAAGTGCATGGACATCTACGGCGCCAACACCGCACCCGGCACCGCCGTCCAGCTGTGGGACTGCAACTCCAACGCTGCCCAGAACTGGACCTTCAAGCCCGACGGCACCCTCCGCGCCCTCGGCGGCTGCCTCGACGCCGCCGGCGCCGGCACCACCAACGGCACCCCATTGGAGATCTGGACCTGCGGCAACGCCTCGCCGAACCAGATCTTCCTCCCCAGGCCCGACGGCAGCCTCTACAACCCCGCCTCCGGCCGCTGCGTCGACCTTCCCGGCGCCGTCGTCGCCAACAACGCCCGACTCCAGCTGTGGGACTGCAACCCCGCCTGGGGCCAGAAGTGGAACCCTCTGGTGCGAAGCTGA